In one window of Mytilus trossulus isolate FHL-02 chromosome 7, PNRI_Mtr1.1.1.hap1, whole genome shotgun sequence DNA:
- the LOC134725285 gene encoding myocardin-related transcription factor A-like isoform X4, with amino-acid sequence MEMIDIAAAVSLPQVSVDSSSSSSWSPLYGGGAHLDQEAIQYIHKFYCKDCRMEAEKAKAAAADGTTPKLNGEEEKPTSPQSTLEEMSLQQSMDKNKESLKRKLMMRRSVTELVDQGIYPPLKTPPAFAEQRKSLERAKTGDLLRYKISHRPDRQQLVQQHILEDGTLPFLPNDDDHPFTFDDDSNTSEGAYSPSQGDDSGMSDIGSPPIIPPAPSPPHQNKAQKLFQSNLAKLPVVTTQTFSITNSNNITSGGNYSIAQVKNGNSNYVTKVRPKKSNRPKTQTKSKVIKFHEYKGPPNVVKSTNPASTSTTQQQQQQVQQQQQQQIQQQQQQLLQDKSDTPYHILLQQQQLFLQWQLEFNGNNLNLNKLDKLPPGVVMSTGSPSSVTVTSPTPMSANQGHFQTVTQQTITSPLSVSQPHLVSQANIMTSISPSPSSIQTKMVSPTVVQSSQSPICQPQVQLNASKPVATKVIPHKPLANLEDMKVADLKAELKKRNLPVSGPKPQLIERLKPYADTIITNSLNIASKNMSALSKLPVQAIVNVKKFPIIKSDDVSMSNSSPTSPRTLESFMPLSPEIMEMVTSPQGLGPQQQNNIIHNSVPMTVDNSRPPSVAPMDMAMEVDSTPDPSNIIQQSFNQSSLSPSPSTITLVTSPTQQQQVHLIQAPLDQQQIQIIQPQTPPAPKNGEALSPEQLIREEMLQQQRHKISELQRQLEDSQRRLKLQQMQHQHLQQQQQQLNVLQQQTAQLNHLQQQTQLLQQPTSPPQIVSSQMLQQPISPPLVVNSNMSPQPVTSPLTVKTSLIQPRSPPQTVNISPGNHQILSVSQPEGTTTILQIPLNALQNATRLTTVDALKAVNTSVQPNVINNHVPKVSMTNLFSNQVLHQSLNMGTPGTSLSSLINIQPIQTTAGKTFNLPPLNGLSQQQHRAISVPSSPVEGKANITRAKSNPFFIPSKEPPRYDEAVKNMHNLAQGGLAIKSEPGVSSASTQAMTKSISTPIIKSQAMDDVLEILIRHGELPPSAAQEPPPTPKTTAQSLSTSTVNSATSSYGGLTSSAAGQFPQFTMTLASTMPTTSTTSATDVVSSLLNGSPSYSIIKSEPITPPCSVAMTTTTDHFNSDILDINEMLNQDLSSMDWTSDSPFTQLDLNEGTCLPSELDKNNQSEDFLHVPQGINGMKQGTVHGSEPDIAALGINDLENSQNINMQMDVSDWLDVIMPSTGLTPLSANAPVAFPSDPILTPKTQQEVLDLFNFEDTDFSQTDMQSGINWEKLTETNIN; translated from the exons ATTCTAGCAGTAGTTCCAGTTGGTCCCCCCTATATGGGGGTGGGGCACATCTAGATCAAGAGGCTATACAGTACATCCATAAGTTTTATTGTAAAGACTGTAGGATGGAAGCAGAGAAAGCTAAAGCTGCTGCAGCCGATGGGACAACACCAAAGTTAAACGGAGAAGAAGAAAAACCAACAAGTCCACAGTCAACATTAGAGGAAATGTCATTACAACAAAGCatggataaaaataaagaat CATTGAAGCGAAAATTGATGATGAGAAGATCTGTAACTGAACTTGTAGACCAAGGCATATATCCAC ctTTGAAAACCCCACCAGCATTTGCAGAACAGAGAAAATCATTAGAAAGAGCTAAG ACAGGGGACTTGTTACGATATAAAATCTCCCACAGACCAGACAGACAACAATTGGTACAGCAACACATTCTAGAAG ATGGAACATTGCCATTTCTACCAAACGATGATGACCATCCATTCACATTTGATGATGACAGTAACACAAGTGAAGGAGCCTACTCCCCATCCCAGGGGGATGATTCTGGAATGTCAGATATTGGTAGTCCTCCAATTATTCCTCCAGCACCTAGTCCACCCCATCAAAACAAAGCACAAAAACTTTTCCAATCCAATTTGGCAAAATTGCCAGTTGTAACGACACAAACATTTAGTATAACTAATTCAAATAATATTACTAGTGGAGGGAACTATTCAATTGCTCAAGTGAAAAATGGCAACTCAAATTATGTGACCAAAGTGCGGCCAAAAAAATCTAACCGACCAAAAACTCAGACAAAATCTAAAGTAATCAAATTCCATGAATACAAAGGACCTCCTAATGTTGTGAAAAGTACTAATCCTGCATCAACATCGACCACACAGCAGCAGCAACAACAagtacaacaacaacaacaacaacaaatacaacagcaacaacaacaactgCTACAAGATAAATCGGATACACCATATCATATCTTACTTCAGCAGCAGCAGTTGTTTCTGCAGTGGCAGTTAGAATTCAATGgtaataatttgaatttgaacaaaCTTGACAAACTGCCACCCGGTGTTGTCATGTCAACAGGATCACCATCATCAGTCACGGTGACATCACCAACACCAATGAGTGCAAATCAAGGACATTTTCAAACAGTGACACAACAAACAATAACATCACCACTTAGTGTAAGTCAGCCTCACTTGGTATCACAAGCCAATATTATGACATCAATATCACCATCACCATCATCAATACAGACTAAGATGGTGTCACCAACAGTTGTTCAATCATCACAATCACCAATATGTCAGCCACAAGTTCAACTGAACGCTAGTAAACCAGTTGCTACAAAAGTTATACCACACAAACCCTTGGCCAATTTGGAAGATATGAAAGTGGCTGATTTGAAAGCTGAACTTAAAAAGCGTAATTTACCGGTGTCTGGACCTAAACCACAGTTGATTGAAAGGCTAAAGCCATATGCAGATACTATTATCACAAACAGTTTAAATATTGCCTCTAAAAATATGTCAGCATTGTCAAAACTACCTGTTCAGGCAATCGTTAATGTGAAAAAATTCCCCATTATTAAATCTGATGATGTGTCAATGAGTAATAGCTCTCCAACATCACCTCGTACTCTGGAATCATTTATGCCTTTATCACCAGAAATAATGGAGATGGTCACCTCACCTCAAGGCTTAGGTccacaacaacaaaataacattattcATAATTCTGTGCCTATGACAGTGGATAATTCACGGCCACCGTCTGTGGCACCAATGGACATGGCAATGGAAGTTGATTCGACACCTGATCCATCCAATATCATCCAGCAGAGTTTTAATCAAAGTAGCTTATCTCCATCACCATCGACAATAACTCTTGTCACATCACCAACACAACAACAACAGGTTCATTTAATCCAGGCACCACTGGATCAACAACAAATCCAGATCATACAACCTCAGACACCACCTGCACCCAAAAATGGAGAAGCATTATCACCAGAACAACTAATTAGGGAAGAAATGCTGCAGCAACAAAGACATAAAATATCTGAACTCCAGAGACAACTCGAGGATTCTCAACGAAGGTTAAAACTACAACAGATGCAACATCAACACTTGCAGCAACAACAGCAGCAGTTAAATGTACTTCAACAACAGACAGCTCAATTAAATCACCTTCAACAACAGACCCAGCTGTTACAACAACCAACATCACCCCCTCAAATAGTCAGTTCACAGATGTTGCAACAACCAATTTCACCCCCACTGGTAGTAAACTCAAACATGTCACCACAGCCAGTTACTAGTCCACTGACTGTCAAAACAAGTTTAATTCAGCCAAGGTCGCCACCACAGACTGTTAACATTTCTCCCGGTAATCATCAGATATTGTCAGTATCTCAACCAGAAGGAACAACCACTATATTACAGATTCCTCTGAATGCCTTACAGAATGCTACAAGGTTAACAACAGTAGATGCTTTGAAGGCTGTCAATACATCAGTACAGCCTAACGTTATAAATAATCATGTTCCTAAAGTGTCGATGACAAACCTGTTTAGTAACCAGGTGTTGCATCAGAGTCTGAACATGGGTACACCGGGAACCAGTCTGTCTTCATTGATCAACATTCAGCCAATACAAACAACAGCAGGAAAGACGTTCAATCTACCACCACTGAATGGACTTTCACAACAGCAGCATAG AGCCATTTCTGTGCCATCGTCACCTGTGGAAGGAAAGGCTAATATCACCAGAGCCAAATCTAATCCCTTCTTTATTCCCTCAAAGGAGCCACCGAGATATGATGAGGCTGTTAAAAACATGCATAACCTTGCTCAG gGTGGACTTGCAATAAAGTCAGAACCTGGTGTTTCCTCTGCCTCTACACAGGCAATGACCAAGAGCATCAGTACACCAATCATAAAGAGCCAGGCTATGGATGATGTACTAGAAATATTGATTAGACATGGAG AACTACCTCCAAGTGCTGCCCAGGAACCTCCTCCAACACCAAAGACCACAGCTCAAAGTTTGTCTACATCCACAGTAAATAGTGCCACAAGTTCCTATGGAGGACTTACTTCTAGTGCTGCAGGACAGTTCCCACAATTCACAATGACACTAGCTTCAACAATGCCAACAACATCAACGACCAGTGCGACTGATGTGGTGTCATCATTATTGAATGGTTCACCGTCATATTCTATAATAAAAAGTGAACCAATCACACCGCCATGTTCGGTTGCTATGACAACTACAACAGACCATTTTAATTCTGATATATTAGACATAAATGAAATGCTAAATCAAGACCTAAGTTCTATGGATTGGACATCAGATTCACCATTTACACAGTTAGACTTAAATGAAGGAACTTGCCTTCCATCAGAATTAGATAAAaataaccaatcagaagacttTTTACATGTACCTCAAGGAATTAATGGTATGAAACAAGGAACAGTGCATGGTTCTGAACCTGACATAGCTGCCCTTGGAATCAATGACTTAGAAAATTCTCAGAACATAAACATGCAGATGGATGTTTCTGATTGGTTAGATGTGATCATGCCCAGTACAGGGCTAACCCCTTTGAGTGCCAATGCACCTGTTGCATTTCCGTCAGACCCTATACTTACTCCTAAGACACAACAAGAAGTTTTAGACTTGTTTAACTTTGAAGATACAGACTTTAGCCAAACAGACATGCAGAGTGGTATAAATTGGGAGAAATTGactgaaacaaatattaattag
- the LOC134725285 gene encoding myocardin-related transcription factor B-like isoform X3 has product MEAEKAKAAAADGTTPKLNGEEEKPTSPQSTLEEMSLQQSMDKNKESLKRKLMMRRSVTELVDQGIYPPLKTPPAFAEQRKSLERAKTGDLLRYKISHRPDRQQLVQQHILEDTTIDPSLHERQRLLKRARLVDDLNVKLNHRPGPLDLMKGNILKTEDEKFMEALQDGTLPFLPNDDDHPFTFDDDSNTSEGAYSPSQGDDSGMSDIGSPPIIPPAPSPPHQNKAQKLFQSNLAKLPVVTTQTFSITNSNNITSGGNYSIAQVKNGNSNYVTKVRPKKSNRPKTQTKSKVIKFHEYKGPPNVVKSTNPASTSTTQQQQQQVQQQQQQQIQQQQQQLLQDKSDTPYHILLQQQQLFLQWQLEFNGNNLNLNKLDKLPPGVVMSTGSPSSVTVTSPTPMSANQGHFQTVTQQTITSPLSVSQPHLVSQANIMTSISPSPSSIQTKMVSPTVVQSSQSPICQPQVQLNASKPVATKVIPHKPLANLEDMKVADLKAELKKRNLPVSGPKPQLIERLKPYADTIITNSLNIASKNMSALSKLPVQAIVNVKKFPIIKSDDVSMSNSSPTSPRTLESFMPLSPEIMEMVTSPQGLGPQQQNNIIHNSVPMTVDNSRPPSVAPMDMAMEVDSTPDPSNIIQQSFNQSSLSPSPSTITLVTSPTQQQQVHLIQAPLDQQQIQIIQPQTPPAPKNGEALSPEQLIREEMLQQQRHKISELQRQLEDSQRRLKLQQMQHQHLQQQQQQLNVLQQQTAQLNHLQQQTQLLQQPTSPPQIVSSQMLQQPISPPLVVNSNMSPQPVTSPLTVKTSLIQPRSPPQTVNISPGNHQILSVSQPEGTTTILQIPLNALQNATRLTTVDALKAVNTSVQPNVINNHVPKVSMTNLFSNQVLHQSLNMGTPGTSLSSLINIQPIQTTAGKTFNLPPLNGLSQQQHRAISVPSSPVEGKANITRAKSNPFFIPSKEPPRYDEAVKNMHNLAQGGLAIKSEPGVSSASTQAMTKSISTPIIKSQAMDDVLEILIRHGELPPSAAQEPPPTPKTTAQSLSTSTVNSATSSYGGLTSSAAGQFPQFTMTLASTMPTTSTTSATDVVSSLLNGSPSYSIIKSEPITPPCSVAMTTTTDHFNSDILDINEMLNQDLSSMDWTSDSPFTQLDLNEGTCLPSELDKNNQSEDFLHVPQGINGMKQGTVHGSEPDIAALGINDLENSQNINMQMDVSDWLDVIMPSTGLTPLSANAPVAFPSDPILTPKTQQEVLDLFNFEDTDFSQTDMQSGINWEKLTETNIN; this is encoded by the exons ATGGAAGCAGAGAAAGCTAAAGCTGCTGCAGCCGATGGGACAACACCAAAGTTAAACGGAGAAGAAGAAAAACCAACAAGTCCACAGTCAACATTAGAGGAAATGTCATTACAACAAAGCatggataaaaataaagaat CATTGAAGCGAAAATTGATGATGAGAAGATCTGTAACTGAACTTGTAGACCAAGGCATATATCCAC ctTTGAAAACCCCACCAGCATTTGCAGAACAGAGAAAATCATTAGAAAGAGCTAAG ACAGGGGACTTGTTACGATATAAAATCTCCCACAGACCAGACAGACAACAATTGGTACAGCAACACATTCTAGAAG ATACCACTATAGACCCATCTCTACATGAGCGACAACGTTTATTGAAGCGTGCTCGACTTGTAGATGATCTTAACGTCAAATTAAATCACAGACCAGGACCTCTGGATCTTATGAagggaaatattttaaaaactgaagATGAAAAGTTTATGGAAGCTCTTCAAG ATGGAACATTGCCATTTCTACCAAACGATGATGACCATCCATTCACATTTGATGATGACAGTAACACAAGTGAAGGAGCCTACTCCCCATCCCAGGGGGATGATTCTGGAATGTCAGATATTGGTAGTCCTCCAATTATTCCTCCAGCACCTAGTCCACCCCATCAAAACAAAGCACAAAAACTTTTCCAATCCAATTTGGCAAAATTGCCAGTTGTAACGACACAAACATTTAGTATAACTAATTCAAATAATATTACTAGTGGAGGGAACTATTCAATTGCTCAAGTGAAAAATGGCAACTCAAATTATGTGACCAAAGTGCGGCCAAAAAAATCTAACCGACCAAAAACTCAGACAAAATCTAAAGTAATCAAATTCCATGAATACAAAGGACCTCCTAATGTTGTGAAAAGTACTAATCCTGCATCAACATCGACCACACAGCAGCAGCAACAACAagtacaacaacaacaacaacaacaaatacaacagcaacaacaacaactgCTACAAGATAAATCGGATACACCATATCATATCTTACTTCAGCAGCAGCAGTTGTTTCTGCAGTGGCAGTTAGAATTCAATGgtaataatttgaatttgaacaaaCTTGACAAACTGCCACCCGGTGTTGTCATGTCAACAGGATCACCATCATCAGTCACGGTGACATCACCAACACCAATGAGTGCAAATCAAGGACATTTTCAAACAGTGACACAACAAACAATAACATCACCACTTAGTGTAAGTCAGCCTCACTTGGTATCACAAGCCAATATTATGACATCAATATCACCATCACCATCATCAATACAGACTAAGATGGTGTCACCAACAGTTGTTCAATCATCACAATCACCAATATGTCAGCCACAAGTTCAACTGAACGCTAGTAAACCAGTTGCTACAAAAGTTATACCACACAAACCCTTGGCCAATTTGGAAGATATGAAAGTGGCTGATTTGAAAGCTGAACTTAAAAAGCGTAATTTACCGGTGTCTGGACCTAAACCACAGTTGATTGAAAGGCTAAAGCCATATGCAGATACTATTATCACAAACAGTTTAAATATTGCCTCTAAAAATATGTCAGCATTGTCAAAACTACCTGTTCAGGCAATCGTTAATGTGAAAAAATTCCCCATTATTAAATCTGATGATGTGTCAATGAGTAATAGCTCTCCAACATCACCTCGTACTCTGGAATCATTTATGCCTTTATCACCAGAAATAATGGAGATGGTCACCTCACCTCAAGGCTTAGGTccacaacaacaaaataacattattcATAATTCTGTGCCTATGACAGTGGATAATTCACGGCCACCGTCTGTGGCACCAATGGACATGGCAATGGAAGTTGATTCGACACCTGATCCATCCAATATCATCCAGCAGAGTTTTAATCAAAGTAGCTTATCTCCATCACCATCGACAATAACTCTTGTCACATCACCAACACAACAACAACAGGTTCATTTAATCCAGGCACCACTGGATCAACAACAAATCCAGATCATACAACCTCAGACACCACCTGCACCCAAAAATGGAGAAGCATTATCACCAGAACAACTAATTAGGGAAGAAATGCTGCAGCAACAAAGACATAAAATATCTGAACTCCAGAGACAACTCGAGGATTCTCAACGAAGGTTAAAACTACAACAGATGCAACATCAACACTTGCAGCAACAACAGCAGCAGTTAAATGTACTTCAACAACAGACAGCTCAATTAAATCACCTTCAACAACAGACCCAGCTGTTACAACAACCAACATCACCCCCTCAAATAGTCAGTTCACAGATGTTGCAACAACCAATTTCACCCCCACTGGTAGTAAACTCAAACATGTCACCACAGCCAGTTACTAGTCCACTGACTGTCAAAACAAGTTTAATTCAGCCAAGGTCGCCACCACAGACTGTTAACATTTCTCCCGGTAATCATCAGATATTGTCAGTATCTCAACCAGAAGGAACAACCACTATATTACAGATTCCTCTGAATGCCTTACAGAATGCTACAAGGTTAACAACAGTAGATGCTTTGAAGGCTGTCAATACATCAGTACAGCCTAACGTTATAAATAATCATGTTCCTAAAGTGTCGATGACAAACCTGTTTAGTAACCAGGTGTTGCATCAGAGTCTGAACATGGGTACACCGGGAACCAGTCTGTCTTCATTGATCAACATTCAGCCAATACAAACAACAGCAGGAAAGACGTTCAATCTACCACCACTGAATGGACTTTCACAACAGCAGCATAG AGCCATTTCTGTGCCATCGTCACCTGTGGAAGGAAAGGCTAATATCACCAGAGCCAAATCTAATCCCTTCTTTATTCCCTCAAAGGAGCCACCGAGATATGATGAGGCTGTTAAAAACATGCATAACCTTGCTCAG gGTGGACTTGCAATAAAGTCAGAACCTGGTGTTTCCTCTGCCTCTACACAGGCAATGACCAAGAGCATCAGTACACCAATCATAAAGAGCCAGGCTATGGATGATGTACTAGAAATATTGATTAGACATGGAG AACTACCTCCAAGTGCTGCCCAGGAACCTCCTCCAACACCAAAGACCACAGCTCAAAGTTTGTCTACATCCACAGTAAATAGTGCCACAAGTTCCTATGGAGGACTTACTTCTAGTGCTGCAGGACAGTTCCCACAATTCACAATGACACTAGCTTCAACAATGCCAACAACATCAACGACCAGTGCGACTGATGTGGTGTCATCATTATTGAATGGTTCACCGTCATATTCTATAATAAAAAGTGAACCAATCACACCGCCATGTTCGGTTGCTATGACAACTACAACAGACCATTTTAATTCTGATATATTAGACATAAATGAAATGCTAAATCAAGACCTAAGTTCTATGGATTGGACATCAGATTCACCATTTACACAGTTAGACTTAAATGAAGGAACTTGCCTTCCATCAGAATTAGATAAAaataaccaatcagaagacttTTTACATGTACCTCAAGGAATTAATGGTATGAAACAAGGAACAGTGCATGGTTCTGAACCTGACATAGCTGCCCTTGGAATCAATGACTTAGAAAATTCTCAGAACATAAACATGCAGATGGATGTTTCTGATTGGTTAGATGTGATCATGCCCAGTACAGGGCTAACCCCTTTGAGTGCCAATGCACCTGTTGCATTTCCGTCAGACCCTATACTTACTCCTAAGACACAACAAGAAGTTTTAGACTTGTTTAACTTTGAAGATACAGACTTTAGCCAAACAGACATGCAGAGTGGTATAAATTGGGAGAAATTGactgaaacaaatattaattag